A single region of the Podospora pseudopauciseta strain CBS 411.78 chromosome 1, whole genome shotgun sequence genome encodes:
- a CDS encoding hypothetical protein (EggNog:ENOG503PR59): MPSSNFSSSSSSTAAGEKSRIPPDYEWKYHSGHESSRLCSCKTCSCGAAVPYAGDLCDDCSKPH; the protein is encoded by the exons ATGCCGTCCTCCAATTTCAGcagctcctcttcatccaccGCTGCCGGCGAGAAATCTCGGATTCCTCCCGACTACGAGTGGAAGTACCACAGCGGTCATGAGTCCAGTCGCCTCTGTTCCTGCAAGACTTG CTCCTGTGGTGCTGCTGTCCCCTACGCCGGCGACCTCTGTGACGACTGCTCCAAGCCACACTAG
- a CDS encoding hypothetical protein (EggNog:ENOG503NX35; COG:Q) has translation MTKTVCIVGAGPSGLVAAKSLLHDVPRGTFEVTIVDSQPRLGGLWPSQKDDNGGLIHPLMVANQSKHTVQFSDLAWPEDAPELPQAWQVGQYLDRYYKAYCLAAELCLETRVERTEKTRSGSWRVWTRSKDGTLGERPFDYLLVASGYFGKPAVPGSDVIPEHPEVPVIHSSKYRNLKDLLGGGNPKGGKILVVGGQMSGVEIAGTIATHLSSVTNSPGASPIANPEKYSVHHIIQKPVWVMPMFLSPKASSPAPPFLPLDLASYNLSNRPHPLTNTQGHITEESAIRTSSLYETALGTDQSIYSPALAFTHKDHANPQFIAVSDNYNEFVRSGLITVTQGKLDKLSGHEAIISPTGDKVDDIVAVVLATGFKASDSISFLPQEELETLSLSPDDLNNTVALAFHGTYHPCISNLGFVGFYRSQYWGVMEMQARFVTTLWNAGGSGSVALTQALKQALDKDKSIQRTVALRDDPRASQFPMGDYAWLMQEFATALEMERVDHLGAMPALPPAGSEMNILTPARYPSKRLNEFQQPEFTKSLKQTEATVWAGVSSGKFVAKAVFRSLLGEWKLERKLTSKLPSHPSGHFSGTASFLLREGTRDGRESEFDKIVQEGGDIGMEYLYIEEGDFEADSGFTFRATRRYIWRYNENKDELSVWFAKTDDQKRADYLFHKVEFTVPKDDNEKSWKATAGHMCIKDYYDVKYDFRFKAVNLVDWNLAYTVNGPQKDYTIDGTYTR, from the exons ATGACGAAGACGGTGTGCATTGTTG GGGCCGGGCCTTCGGGTCTCGTGGCCGCCAAGTCTCTTCTCCACGACGTGCCCAGGGGCACTTTTGAGGTCACCATTGTCGACTCCCAACCTCGACTGGGGGGTCTCTGGCCATCCCAGAAGGACGACAATGGTGGCCTCATCCATCCTCTCATGGTCGCCAACCAGAGCAAACACACCGTCCAATTCAGTGATCTCGCTTGGCCCGAAGATGCCCCTGAGTTGCCGCAAGCGTGGCAGGTTGGCCAGTATCTAGATCGGTACTACAAAGCGTACTGCCTCGCGGCAGAGCTATGCCTAGAAACTCGCGTTGAGAGGACCGAGAAAACTCGTTCTGGATCCTGGCGTGTTTGGACTCGCTCAAAGGATGGAACTCTGGGAGAACGTCCCTTCGATTATCTCCTCGTTGCTTCGGGCTATTTTGGGAAGCCAGCAGTCCCTGGGTCCGACGTGATTCCTGAGCATCCCGAAGTACCCGTCATCCATAGCAGCAAGTACCGAAATCTAAAGGATTTGCTTGGAGGAGGTAATCCCAAAGGGGGCAAGATTCTTGTTGTCGGAGGCCAAATGTCAGGCGTCGAGATTGCCGGCACCATTGCTACACACTTGTCTTCTGTCACGAACTCGCCTGGAGCAAGCCCAATAGCGAACCCTGAGAAATACTCTGTCCATCACATTATTCAAAAACCGGTCTGGGTAATGCCAATGTTTCTATCACCAAAG GCAAGCTCACCGGCGCCCCCCTTCCTGCCGTTGGACTTGGCGTCCTATAACCTCTCCAACCGTCCCCACCCATTGACGAATACGCAAGGCCACATTACCGAGGAGTCAGCAATTCGAACCAGTTCCCTTTACGAAACTGCTCTCGGAACAGACCAGTCCATCTATTCCCCTGCACTCGCCTTCACCCACAAGGACCATGCCAACCCACAGTTCATAGCAGTCAGCGACAACTACAACGAGTTCGTTCGGTCAGGCCTCATCACTGTGACCCAGGGCAAACTGGACAAGCTTTCCGGTCATGAGGCTATCATCTCGCCAACAGGGGACAAAGTCGACGACATTGTAGCAGTGGTTTTGGCGACTGGCTTCAAAGCATCTGACTCAATCTCCTTTTTACCGCAGGAAGAACTGGAGAcgctttctctttctccagACGATCTGAACAACACCGTTGCGTTGGCATTCCATGGCACATATCACCCTTGCATCTCCAACCTTGGATTCGTGGGATTCTACCGATCTCAATACTGGGGTGTGATGGAGATGCAAGCTCGATTTGTCACGACTCTCTGGAACGCCGGCGGATCAGGATCTGTTGCTCTGACCCAAGCCCTGAAACAAGCTTTGGACAAGGACAAGTCTATTCAACGGACGGTCGCACTTCGGGACGACCCACGAGCATCTCAGTTCCCCATGGGAGACTACGCCTGGCTCATGCAAGAATTTGCCACAGCATTGGAAATGGAGCGTGTGGACCATCTCGGTGCTATGCCCGCACTCCCCCCTGCTGGCAGCGAGATGAACATTCTGACTCCGGCGCGATATCCATCGAAGAGGCTTAACGAGTTTCAGCAGCCGGAATTCACCAAATCTCTAAAGCAGACCGAAGCAACAGTATGGGCAGGTGTATCATCTGGCAAATTTGTCGCAAAGGCCGTGTTTCGGTCTCTACTGGGAGAGTGGAAGCTGGAGAGGAAACTCACAAGCAAGCTTCCCAGTCACCCTAGCGGTCATTTCAGCGGTACGGCCAGTTTCTTGCTCCGGGAGGGCACAAGAGATGGTCGCGAATCCGAATTCGACAAGATTGTCCAAGAAGGCGGTGATATCGGCATGGAGTACCTGTACATCGAAGAAGGCGACTTTGAGGCCGACAGCGGCTTCACCTTCCGAGCCACTCGTCGCTACATTTGGCGCTACAACGAGAACAAGGACGAGCTCAGTGTCTGGTTTGCGAAGACGGATGATCAGAAGAGGGCCGATTACCTCTTTCACAAGGTGGAATTTACGGTGCCAAAGGACGATAACGAAAAGAGCTGGAAGGCGACGGCTGGACACATGTGTATCAAGGATTATTACGACGTCAAGTATGACTTTCGCTTCAAGGCGGTCAACCTGGTGGATTGGAATTTGGCGTACACTGTCAATGGCCCGCAGAAGGATTACACGATCGATGGCACCTACACCCGTTGA
- a CDS encoding hypothetical protein (COG:G; EggNog:ENOG503NU7U) codes for MISMSDDREKDSISEAQRSHDEGMEFPEDPDAHLTAAEKAEVDRKLLWKLDKKLMPWLCFLYLLAFLDRTNIGNAKIAGLSEDLGLTVSSYNATLTIFFVSYAVFEPITNIMLKRYRPSVFIPIIMVLWGASMLGMGFVKNWSGLMCARWFLGLTEAGLFPGVNYYLSCWYKRSEFGLRAAVFFSAAALSGSFGGLLAAAIENMHGIAGLPGWAWIFILEGLLTIIVGIMSFWLVYDFPTEAKFLSEVDRARVVRRLKFDKQSSAENEKYTNSALWESLKDWKMWLGMVIYMGCDMPLYAFSLFLPTIISDMGWNTSVIRAQLMSVPPYAAAAILTVVIGFIADRTRQRGLCNILVSVLGVAGFAMLLASEDAAVKYVGTFLGALGIYPCISNTISWMANNTEGVYKRGVVMGFVIGWGNLNGVVSSNIFFNGPRFVEGHAVIIAYMAVFLFGGSVLMTVLLRRENAKRLRGERDYLVEGMSEKEMERLGDRRPDFIYTV; via the exons ATGATTAGCATGAGTGACGACAGAGAGAAAGACTCCATCAGCGAGGCTCAGCGAAGCCACGACGAAGGAATGGAGTTTCCAGAAGATCCAGACGCCCATCTCACGGCGGCCGAGAAGGCCGAAGTG GACCGCAAGTTACTCTGGAAGCTAGATAAGAAACTGATGCCCTGG CTTTGTTTCCTTTACCTCCTCGCCTTTCTCGACAGAACGAACATTGGCAATGCCAAAATCGCCGGTCTCTCTGAAGACCTCGGCCTCACCGTCTCGTCTTACAATgccaccctcaccatcttTTTTGTGTCGTACGCCGTCTTTGAACCCATCACCAATATCATGCTAAAACGATACCGGCCCTCGGtcttcatccccatcatcat GGTGCTCTGGGGCGCAAGCATGCTAGGAATGGGCTTCGTCAAAAACTGGTCCGGCCTCATGTGCGCCCGCTGGTTCCTCGGCCTCACCGAAGCGGGCCTCTTCCCTGGCGTGAATTACTACCTCTCGTGCTGGTACAAGCGTTCTGAATTTGGCCTACGCGCTgccgtcttcttctcggcagcTGCCTTGTCCGGTTCGTTCGGTGGTTTACTCGCTGCTGCCATCGAAAATATGCACGGCATCGCTGGCCTCCCAGGCTGGGCCTGGATTTTCATTCTGGAGGGCCTCCTTACCATCATCGTCGGTATCATGTCCTTCTGGCTAGTCTACGACTTTCCCACCGAAGCCAAGTTCTTGTCTGAAGTTGACAGAGCGAGAGTTGTCAGGAGGCTAAAGTTTGACAAGCAAAGCTCGGCGGAGAATGAAAAGTACACCAACAGTGCGCTGTGGGAGAGTCTGAAGGATTGGAAGATGTGGCTCGGGATGGTGATTTACATGGGGTGTGACATGCCGCTTTACGCGTTTTCTCTGTTCCTGCCGACGATTATCAGCGATATGGGTTGGAACACGTCTGTCATTCGAGCGCAGCTTATGAGCGTGCCCCCGTATGCAGCAGCTGCTATCCTGACGGTTGTTATCGGTTTCATCGCCGACAGGACAAGACAGAGAGGCCTCTGCAACATTCTGGTCTCAGTCTTGGGGGTGGCGGGGTTCGCAATGTTACTGGCGAGCGAGGATGCAGCGGTCAAGTATGTCGGCACGTTTCTCGGAGCGTTGGGGATCTACCCTTGCATATCGAACACTATCTCGTGGATGGCAAACAACACCGAGGGGGTTTAcaagaggggggtggtgatggggtttgTGATTGGGTGGGGAAATCTGAACGGGGTGGTGAGCAGTAATATCTTCTTCAACGGGCCGAGATTTGTGGAGGGACACGCGGTGATTATTGCGTACATGGCGGTCTTCCTTTTTGGGGGGTCGGTGTTGATGACGgtgctgttgaggagggagaatgCGAAacggttgaggggggagagggattacctggtggaggggatgagcgagaaggagatggagagatTAGGAGACAGGAGGCCGGATTTTATTTATAcggtttga
- a CDS encoding hypothetical protein (COG:S; EggNog:ENOG503PAD1) translates to MTSTWSPSSFLAMAALKIVPGQSGYMNLTSTERDTIQHVERFGASLSLVGVSFIFWAYWMFKRVRTVPNTFILFASIANVGASIACLIGYAGIVAGDDSGLCKVQAFLLEMFMQSDPWWSLAMAVNVYMVFFMAYNPNNFHRHLWMYCVVCFGVPAVPAVVMLFHRPGDVHMYGNATLWCWIADAYNQLRIFLYYLPIWTCIALSALIYVAVGYHVFHQRNQLRNLTLSNQAKDASGTDLRGSAEKEPQLDDRRGACYGTVTTEVQVTAEAAECSSHASTLTDGTHDQQHEATPPSTPTGASSITPVLPPAHRHAMATAPQPPAATLHPWVSPAESLDSDDFGRSPTSHSCSRTQHSNPFKTISSVSSAPRCRSASVANVNRQNWLKTRFDHVGQAWKKFRYKLVNLDPIKLAYLRTSFVFAISVLVTWTPSSINRVYALMYPATTSYSLNLASAVVLPLQGLWNAVIFAATSWAVLAEEFKTLWIRSGVRIPGRWQEEQQEGGAVVDREGVEGFKMAWHQNGRGRVSHEEGDDGDDVLVPPERVFRERHGSVAGGFDGGGGSRRPSEYGSRRPSEYLVPPLGGPGSPRAGQGQVRVIRGGSL, encoded by the exons ATGACCAGCACTTggtctccctcctcctttctcgCTATGGCCGCTCTCAAGATTGTCCCTGGACAAAGCGGCTACATGAATTTGACATCGACAGAACGAGACACCATCCAGCATGTGGAACGGTTTGGGGCCTCCCTGAGCCTGGTGGGGGTTTCCTTCATCTTTTGGGCTTACTGGATGTTTAAGCGGGTTCGGACGGTACCCAACACTTTTATCCTCTTTGCTTCCATTGCGAACGTTGGGGCCAGCATCGCCTGCTTGATCGGCTATGCTGGAATAGTCGCCGGGGATGACTCTGGGCTATGTAAAGTTCAAGCGTTTTTGCTGGAGAT GTTCATGCAGTCGGATCCTTGGTGGTCGCTTGCCATGGCTGTCAATGTGTACATGGTTTTTTTCATGGCATACAACCCGAACAACTTTCACAGACATCTCTGGATGTACTGTGTCGTTTGCTTCGGTGTTCCCGCCGTCCCGGCAGTTGTCATGTTATTCCATCGGCCTGGCGATGTGCACATGTACGGGAACGCAACA CTGTGGTGCTGGATTGCCGACGCGTACAATCAGCTGCGCATCTTTCTCTACTACCTACCAATCTGGACTTGCATCGCGCTGTCTGCTCTCATCTACGTGGCAGTCGGCTACCATGTGTTTCACCAGCGTAACCAGTTGAGGAACCTCACACTGAGCAACCAGGCCAAGGACGCCTCCGGCACCGACCTCAGAGGATCAGCGGAAAAG GAACCCCAACTCGACGACAGAAGAGGCGCATGCTATGGCACCGTGACGACCGAGGTCCAAGTGACAGCCGAAGCGGCAGAGTGCTCCTCGCACGCCTCGACCTTGACGGATGGCACTCACGACCAGCAGCACGAAGCGACCCCGCCCTCGACACCCACCGGCGCGTCAAGCATCACACCTGTCCTACCGCCCGCCCACCGCCATGCCATGGCCACCGCCCCTCAGCCACCAGCCGCCACCCTCCACCCGTGGGTATCGCCCGCCGAGTCCCTCGACTCCGACGACTTTGGGAGATCGCCCACCTCGCACTCGTGCTCTCGAACCCAGCACTCGAACCCGTTCAAGACTATCTCGAGCGTTTCCTCTGCCCCAAGATGCCGGTCCGCCTCTGTCGCGAATGTCAACAGGCAAAATTGGTTGAAGACCAGGTTTGACCACGTCGGTCAGGCGTGGAAGAAGTTTCGGTACAAGCTTGTCAACCTGGACCCGATCAAGCTGGCCTATCTCCGGACCTCGTTTGTTTTTGCAATCTCAGTGCTCGTGACGTGGACGCCGAGCAGTATCAACCGCGTTTACGCTCTCATGTACCCAGCTACGACGAGCTACTCGCTCAATCTTGCTTCTGCCGTCGTGTTGCCGCTTCAAGGGTTGTGGAATGCCGTTATTTTTGCGGCGACTAGCTGGGCTGTGTTGGCGGAGGAGTTTAAGACTTTGTGGATCAGGTCTGGGGTGAGGATACCGGGACGGTGGCAGGAGGAACAacaggaagggggggcggtggtggatagggaaggggtggaaggctTTAAGATGGCTTGGCACCAGaatgggagagggagggttagTCACGAGGAAGGGGACGATGGGGATGATGTGTTGGTGCCGCCGGAGAGGGTGTTTAGGGAACGGCATGGGAGTGTGGCGGGTGGgtttgatggtgggggtgggagtaGACGGCCGTCAGAGTATGGGAGTCGAAGACCGTCGGAGTATTTGGTGCCACCTTTGGGGGGGCCGGGGAGTCCGAGGGCTGGGCAGGGGCAGGTCAGGGTTATTAGAGGAGGTTCTTTATGA